One window from the genome of Oceanisphaera sp. IT1-181 encodes:
- the hpf gene encoding ribosome hibernation-promoting factor, HPF/YfiA family, whose product MSITITSTVIDISPAIRERIESRFEKLSRRQVDLITPHVIINKEGLKYQVEATAGVRHDTLFAKAEDDNLYAAIKDLGQKLERQLNRYADKPLAQRAVAGQAAGAGVVGAAVAANLDEGLSEEFAQQFDEEE is encoded by the coding sequence ATGTCCATCACTATTACCAGTACCGTCATCGACATTTCTCCCGCCATCCGTGAACGGATTGAGAGTCGCTTTGAAAAACTGTCTCGTCGCCAAGTCGACTTAATCACGCCCCATGTGATTATTAATAAAGAAGGTCTGAAGTACCAAGTTGAAGCCACCGCCGGTGTGCGCCACGACACCCTGTTCGCCAAGGCAGAAGACGATAACCTATATGCTGCGATTAAAGACTTAGGTCAAAAGCTTGAGCGCCAGCTAAACCGTTATGCTGACAAACCCCTCGCCCAGCGCGCCGTTGCCGGTCAAGCAGCTGGTGCTGGTGTAGTAGGAGCCGCCGTTGCCGCCAACCTAGATGAAGGTTTAAGTGAAGAATTTGCACAGCAATTTGACGAAGAAGAATAA
- the yciA gene encoding acyl-CoA thioester hydrolase YciA — translation MSDQADPKGDLLMRTMAMPADTNANGDIFGGWIMSQMDLGGSLLANEIALGRVGTVAVSEMNFSRPVKVGDVVCTHGELLKVGRTSITVQVEVWVKPILTPEGGTRYQVAQAQFVYVAIDEHGRPRVINR, via the coding sequence ATGAGTGATCAAGCAGATCCAAAAGGCGACTTATTGATGCGCACCATGGCCATGCCTGCCGATACCAATGCCAATGGCGATATTTTTGGCGGTTGGATCATGTCACAAATGGACTTAGGCGGCAGCTTGCTGGCCAATGAAATTGCGCTGGGTCGCGTGGGCACGGTAGCGGTCAGTGAAATGAATTTTTCGCGCCCCGTTAAAGTGGGCGATGTGGTCTGCACTCATGGTGAGCTGCTTAAAGTGGGGCGCACCTCTATTACCGTACAAGTCGAGGTGTGGGTGAAACCGATATTAACCCCAGAAGGCGGTACTCGCTACCAGGTGGCACAGGCACAATTTGTGTATGTGGCCATCGATGAACATGGCCGACCGCGGGTGATTAACCGCTAA
- the rnhA gene encoding ribonuclease HI: MMKKIELYTDGSCLGNPGPGGYGAVLIYKAHRKELSGGYRLTTNNRMELMAAIEGLAALSDRCVVDLTTDSQYVRQGITQWINGWKQKNWQTSARKPVKNVDLWKRLDELSQRHDVSWHWVKGHSGHPENERCDVLARVAAETDAINDDTGYEG, from the coding sequence ATGATGAAAAAAATTGAACTCTATACCGACGGTTCCTGTTTAGGTAACCCAGGTCCTGGGGGTTATGGCGCGGTATTAATTTATAAAGCGCACCGTAAAGAGCTAAGCGGCGGTTATCGGCTAACTACAAATAACCGCATGGAGCTGATGGCGGCCATTGAAGGCTTAGCAGCCTTAAGTGATCGCTGTGTGGTGGACTTAACCACAGATAGCCAATATGTGCGCCAAGGCATTACTCAGTGGATAAACGGCTGGAAACAAAAAAACTGGCAAACTTCGGCCAGAAAGCCGGTGAAAAACGTGGATTTATGGAAACGGCTGGATGAGCTTAGCCAGCGTCATGACGTAAGCTGGCATTGGGTGAAAGGCCATTCTGGGCATCCAGAAAACGAACGCTGTGATGTGCTGGCGCGCGTGGCAGCCGAAACCGATGCGATTAATGATGACACGGGTTATGAGGGGTAA
- a CDS encoding class I SAM-dependent methyltransferase: MKSAHSPKHWQQVLRGPYLAEQLQARLTQWAPTMFGFNLLTVDALSAPFSLAGSRLLHSVHLSQAQPPCTGADIVGDATAMPFAPGSLDACLLAHVLDFSAHPHAILREVETVLRDDGWLIISGFNPYSSAGLASILPGFSHKLPSLRHMVAPERLEDWLKLLGFEVLQRDYFGLTPVLEFPMLSKLRQQLVPHYYPSFSAVYVMLARKRRYPLTPIRQTKRKQHVLQPGMARQQQELKVSAEHQANRSERDL, translated from the coding sequence ATGAAATCAGCCCACAGTCCCAAACATTGGCAACAGGTGCTGCGCGGACCTTATTTGGCAGAACAATTGCAAGCGCGACTCACGCAATGGGCGCCCACTATGTTTGGTTTTAACCTGCTCACCGTTGATGCGCTCAGCGCGCCTTTTTCATTGGCCGGTAGCCGATTATTACATTCGGTGCATCTTAGCCAAGCACAGCCGCCTTGTACGGGGGCTGATATTGTTGGTGACGCTACTGCCATGCCGTTTGCACCCGGTAGCCTAGATGCTTGTCTTTTGGCTCATGTACTGGATTTTAGCGCCCATCCCCATGCCATCTTGCGTGAAGTTGAAACCGTGCTGCGCGATGACGGCTGGCTGATTATCTCGGGCTTTAATCCTTATAGCAGTGCGGGCTTGGCCAGTATCTTGCCCGGCTTCAGTCATAAATTGCCCTCATTACGGCACATGGTGGCACCCGAGCGGCTAGAAGACTGGCTTAAACTGTTGGGCTTTGAAGTCTTGCAGCGCGACTATTTCGGCTTAACGCCGGTATTGGAATTTCCGATGCTGAGTAAGTTGCGCCAACAGCTAGTGCCACATTATTACCCGTCTTTTTCCGCCGTGTATGTGATGCTGGCGCGCAAACGTCGCTATCCGCTTACGCCCATTCGCCAAACCAAACGTAAGCAGCACGTACTGCAACCCGGCATGGCGCGTCAACAGCAAGAATTAAAAGTCAGCGCCGAGCACCAAGCTAACAGATCTGAAAGAGATCTTTAA
- a CDS encoding NAD(P)-binding domain-containing protein, which produces MSTNLTSSSQSHRVAIIGLGWLGEPLALTLQQLGYQVAGTTTTADKASRLAALGIQTLLWNLNAPLPALWPTELSADTLILCVPPGKVDNYAQRLGEVARLAADGGVQRLLFTSATSIYSGLGAQREADAKPDSERGERMQATENAMHASGVSQVMCLRLSGLVGGSREPGRFLAGRSFEGGEEPINLVAQEDLLRIIPALLARNDWPSVLNVSAPHHPSRREFYSQAAKLRGLAPPEFSGGGEGKTIDGSAISRYLGLDYLVTDWFDWLAERNRN; this is translated from the coding sequence ATGTCTACTAACCTCACCAGTAGTAGTCAGTCGCATCGCGTCGCCATTATTGGTTTGGGCTGGTTAGGGGAGCCATTAGCCCTAACCTTACAACAGCTTGGCTATCAAGTGGCAGGCACCACTACCACCGCGGATAAAGCCAGCCGGCTGGCCGCGTTAGGTATTCAGACTTTATTGTGGAATTTAAATGCGCCGCTGCCGGCACTGTGGCCAACAGAGCTGTCGGCCGATACCTTAATTTTATGTGTGCCGCCGGGCAAGGTTGATAATTATGCCCAGCGCCTCGGTGAAGTGGCGCGCTTAGCCGCAGACGGGGGAGTGCAACGGTTACTTTTTACCAGCGCCACCTCTATATACAGTGGCCTAGGCGCGCAGCGCGAAGCCGATGCTAAACCAGACTCAGAGCGGGGCGAGCGCATGCAAGCCACCGAAAATGCCATGCATGCTAGCGGCGTTTCTCAAGTTATGTGCCTGCGTTTATCAGGTTTAGTGGGGGGCAGTCGTGAGCCGGGTCGCTTTTTAGCAGGGCGCAGCTTTGAGGGCGGTGAAGAGCCGATTAATTTAGTGGCGCAAGAAGACTTGTTGCGTATTATACCCGCCTTATTGGCGCGTAACGATTGGCCGAGTGTACTTAACGTGAGTGCGCCCCATCATCCAAGCCGCCGAGAATTTTACAGCCAAGCCGCTAAGCTTCGCGGTTTAGCACCACCAGAGTTTAGTGGTGGCGGTGAGGGTAAAACCATAGATGGCTCGGCCATTAGTCGCTACCTAGGCTTAGATTATCTGGTCACCGACTGGTTTGACTGGTTAGCGGAGCGGAATAGGAACTGA
- the tyrA gene encoding bifunctional chorismate mutase/prephenate dehydrogenase: protein MVDELDVLRDQIDEVDQELVALFARRLKLVAGVGEVKSRQGVPIYAPDREASMLAKRRAEAVAQGVPPDLIEDVLRRFMRESYASEKDTGFKCMNPTLGKVVVVGGAGQLGSLFAHLLSLSGYQVCILEKNDWADAQSLVADAGLVVVAVPIDQTVAIIGQLPPLPEHCLLVDLTSIKAEPIAAMLAAHSGPVLGLHPMFGPDISSLAKQVIIYSEGRGAGEYEWLLAQMRIWGTRLQPVDAAEHDKAMSLVQALRHFTSFAYGAHLCAEQADLAQLLRLSSPIYRLELAMVGRLFAQDPHLYADIILSSPENLDMIRRYHRHFGELLSQLEAGKRDAFVEQFATVSDFFGDYADTFLKESRNLLAQANDSRHHGEES from the coding sequence ATGGTAGATGAGTTAGACGTCCTTCGGGATCAAATTGATGAAGTGGACCAAGAGTTGGTGGCACTGTTTGCGCGTCGCCTAAAATTGGTGGCGGGCGTGGGTGAGGTGAAAAGCCGCCAAGGGGTGCCGATTTATGCGCCGGACCGCGAAGCCAGCATGTTAGCGAAACGCCGTGCCGAAGCCGTCGCTCAAGGCGTACCCCCAGATTTAATTGAAGACGTACTACGCCGTTTTATGCGTGAGTCTTATGCCAGTGAAAAAGACACCGGTTTTAAGTGCATGAACCCCACCCTTGGCAAAGTGGTGGTGGTGGGTGGTGCGGGCCAACTCGGCAGTTTATTTGCGCACCTGTTGTCTTTGTCTGGCTATCAGGTGTGTATTTTAGAAAAAAACGATTGGGCTGATGCGCAATCTTTAGTCGCCGATGCGGGTTTGGTGGTGGTGGCCGTGCCTATCGACCAAACCGTAGCCATTATTGGCCAGTTGCCACCCTTGCCAGAGCATTGCTTATTGGTGGACTTAACCAGCATTAAGGCCGAGCCCATTGCTGCTATGTTGGCGGCGCACTCAGGCCCTGTATTGGGTTTACACCCTATGTTTGGCCCAGATATATCCAGTCTTGCGAAGCAGGTGATCATTTACAGCGAAGGCCGCGGCGCCGGCGAGTATGAATGGCTATTGGCGCAAATGCGCATCTGGGGCACCCGCTTACAGCCAGTTGACGCCGCCGAGCACGACAAGGCCATGAGCCTAGTGCAAGCACTGCGCCACTTCACCAGCTTTGCTTACGGCGCGCACTTGTGTGCCGAGCAGGCGGATTTAGCGCAACTGCTACGCTTAAGCTCGCCTATTTATCGTTTAGAGTTGGCCATGGTAGGGCGCTTGTTCGCGCAAGATCCGCACTTGTACGCGGATATTATTTTATCCTCGCCTGAAAATTTGGATATGATCCGCCGTTATCACCGCCATTTTGGTGAGCTGCTAAGCCAGTTAGAAGCCGGTAAGCGTGACGCCTTTGTTGAGCAGTTTGCTACTGTGAGCGATTTTTTCGGTGATTATGCCGACACCTTCCTTAAAGAAAGCCGCAACCTGCTCGCCCAAGCAAACGACAGCCGCCATCATGGTGAAGAAAGCTAG
- a CDS encoding transglycosylase SLT domain-containing protein → MKVWLGVSLLLLGMSVSVQASSLREQYRQAEQALNKNDVASFKQLRQGLDGYPLTPYLDFQLLADRITNLSTTQVVEFMHRYPDSLVADRLEGRFLHRLANEQRWSEFLTLYPQLPSSEVLQCAHYRAKWATGDRNTALAGAKLMWLHGGSRATACDPLFDAWHTAGGRNDDDIWQRMLLAYEKEDHGLVTYLGRQLSPAAQPASELLQSLDKNPNQLLKGDLVRVSGEAQKTALSLALAKLADTEYTQVMSLYPKYQRQAGLTNAQVARIEQKLAQRLMFNRTHDYRSWLDSRLPVVGNEDLFELRARLAIWEQDWQHLPGWIDRLSAETQQDSRWQYWRGRALKAQNRHGDGDKAWKLAANNRDYYGFLAAQQSKVPYALLKKPLPSAPTLSQARARWPAFSRTEEWLALGNKTAARSEWYHMLGKVSEADGLALGSLALQLGWFDKSIQASIQLQAWDHLDLRFPVVYRPDFQRQAQLLGVNEATLFAITRQESAFYEQARSPVGAGGLMQLMPGTAKETAKKFNITGFRQASDVYRADVNIELGSSYFKQMLDRYSNNRVAAIAAYNAGPGRIDSWLRNSGSRPLDVWVENIPYRETRGYVQSVLYYSVIYQDMLGQPKTFITPNELNYVY, encoded by the coding sequence GTGAAAGTTTGGTTAGGAGTAAGTTTGCTGCTATTAGGCATGAGCGTCAGCGTGCAGGCGTCTTCACTGCGCGAACAATATCGCCAAGCCGAGCAGGCGCTAAATAAAAACGACGTGGCCAGCTTTAAGCAACTGCGCCAAGGCTTGGATGGCTATCCGTTGACCCCTTATTTAGATTTTCAATTGCTGGCAGATCGCATCACTAATCTGAGCACCACTCAGGTGGTGGAGTTTATGCACCGCTACCCCGACTCTTTGGTGGCAGACAGGTTAGAAGGCCGTTTTCTGCATCGCTTAGCAAATGAACAGCGTTGGAGCGAATTTTTAACCTTATATCCCCAACTGCCCTCGAGTGAAGTGCTGCAGTGCGCACATTATCGCGCTAAGTGGGCCACCGGCGATAGAAACACCGCGCTGGCCGGTGCCAAACTAATGTGGCTGCATGGCGGATCACGCGCCACGGCTTGCGATCCTTTGTTTGATGCCTGGCACACCGCCGGTGGTCGCAATGATGACGATATTTGGCAGCGCATGCTGCTCGCTTATGAAAAAGAAGATCACGGTTTAGTGACCTATCTGGGCCGTCAGCTTAGCCCTGCGGCCCAGCCGGCCAGCGAGCTGTTGCAGTCGTTAGACAAAAACCCCAATCAGTTACTTAAAGGTGACTTAGTGCGCGTATCGGGCGAGGCGCAGAAGACGGCGCTCAGTTTGGCCTTGGCGAAATTAGCCGACACCGAATATACCCAAGTGATGAGCTTGTACCCTAAATATCAGCGCCAAGCGGGCTTAACTAACGCGCAAGTAGCACGTATTGAGCAAAAGTTAGCGCAACGGTTAATGTTTAATCGCACCCATGATTATCGCAGCTGGTTAGACAGCCGCTTACCTGTGGTGGGCAATGAAGATTTATTTGAACTGCGTGCGCGCTTAGCCATTTGGGAACAAGATTGGCAACATTTGCCCGGCTGGATTGATCGTTTGTCCGCCGAAACTCAACAAGACAGCCGTTGGCAGTATTGGCGTGGCCGTGCCCTTAAAGCACAAAATCGTCATGGTGACGGTGACAAAGCTTGGAAGTTAGCGGCCAATAATCGTGATTATTACGGATTTTTAGCGGCACAACAGAGCAAAGTACCCTATGCCTTACTGAAAAAACCTTTACCGTCTGCACCGACCTTAAGCCAAGCCCGCGCCCGCTGGCCTGCTTTTTCCAGAACCGAAGAATGGCTGGCGCTGGGCAATAAAACCGCCGCCCGTAGCGAGTGGTATCATATGCTGGGTAAAGTGAGTGAGGCTGATGGCTTGGCGCTGGGCAGCTTAGCGCTGCAGTTGGGTTGGTTTGATAAGTCTATTCAAGCCAGTATTCAACTGCAGGCTTGGGATCATTTAGACTTGCGCTTCCCCGTGGTCTATCGCCCTGACTTTCAACGCCAAGCACAGTTGTTAGGCGTGAATGAAGCCACCTTATTTGCCATTACTCGCCAAGAAAGCGCCTTTTATGAACAAGCGCGCTCACCTGTGGGTGCTGGCGGCTTAATGCAATTAATGCCCGGCACTGCTAAAGAGACGGCGAAAAAGTTTAATATTACCGGCTTTAGACAAGCGTCAGACGTGTACCGTGCCGACGTGAATATTGAGCTGGGCTCCAGTTACTTTAAACAAATGCTCGACCGTTACAGCAATAATCGCGTGGCCGCCATCGCCGCTTATAACGCAGGCCCAGGCCGAATTGATTCATGGTTGCGTAACAGTGGCTCACGGCCGTTAGATGTCTGGGTAGAAAATATCCCATATCGAGAGACCCGCGGCTACGTGCAAAGTGTGCTGTATTATTCGGTGATCTACCAAGATATGTTGGGCCAACCGAAAACCTTTATCACGCCTAATGAGCTGAATTATGTCTACTAA
- a CDS encoding 3-deoxy-7-phosphoheptulonate synthase, with amino-acid sequence MQKDTLNNINIRSEKIMITPAELKAKLPVSEKALNFIGGARRTLSNIIQRKDHRLLVVCGPCSIHDIDAAKEYATRLKKLHDEYSDSLYIVMRVYFEKPRTTVGWKGFINDPHLDGSFDIEHGLHQARELLCWLAELELPLATEALDPISPQYLAELFSWSAIGARTTESQTHREMASGLSMPVGFKNGTDGNLGTAINALKAAAESHAFMGINQQGQVALLVTQGNPDGHVILRGGKQPNYDSVNINLAEKAMTSAGLIPNLVVDCSHGNSNKDYSLQPLVTENVVSQIEEGNKSILGIMLESHLFEGNQSSEQPRGDMSYGVSITDACIDWDTTAELLARCNQLLAEPLKARLG; translated from the coding sequence ATGCAGAAAGACACACTGAATAATATTAATATTCGCTCCGAGAAGATTATGATCACTCCAGCAGAGTTGAAAGCCAAGTTACCGGTTTCAGAAAAAGCGCTCAACTTCATTGGTGGTGCACGTCGGACTCTGTCTAATATTATTCAGCGCAAAGATCACCGCTTGTTAGTGGTGTGTGGCCCGTGCTCCATTCATGATATAGACGCCGCCAAAGAGTACGCAACTCGCCTCAAAAAACTGCATGATGAATATAGTGATAGCTTGTATATAGTGATGCGCGTCTATTTTGAAAAGCCGCGTACCACTGTGGGTTGGAAAGGCTTTATCAACGATCCGCACCTAGATGGCAGCTTCGATATTGAGCACGGCCTGCATCAAGCCCGCGAGTTATTATGCTGGTTAGCCGAGCTTGAGTTACCACTTGCCACTGAAGCGCTGGATCCGATTAGCCCGCAATACTTGGCTGAATTGTTCTCGTGGTCCGCCATAGGTGCGCGCACCACAGAGTCGCAAACGCACCGCGAAATGGCATCGGGCTTATCCATGCCTGTGGGCTTTAAAAATGGCACCGACGGCAACTTGGGTACCGCCATTAATGCGTTAAAAGCGGCGGCAGAGTCCCATGCCTTTATGGGCATTAACCAGCAGGGCCAAGTGGCGCTATTAGTGACTCAGGGTAACCCCGACGGCCATGTGATTTTGCGCGGCGGCAAGCAGCCTAACTACGATTCTGTGAATATCAACTTAGCAGAAAAAGCCATGACCAGCGCCGGTCTTATCCCGAACTTGGTAGTAGATTGCAGCCACGGTAACTCCAATAAAGATTACAGTTTACAGCCATTAGTCACCGAAAACGTGGTGAGCCAAATTGAGGAAGGTAACAAGTCAATTTTGGGGATTATGCTGGAGTCGCATTTGTTTGAAGGCAACCAGTCTAGCGAGCAGCCTCGTGGTGACATGAGCTACGGCGTGTCTATTACTGATGCCTGTATTGATTGGGATACTACCGCTGAGCTATTAGCGCGTTGTAATCAGCTATTGGCCGAGCCCCTTAAAGCTCGACTCGGCTAA
- the dnaQ gene encoding DNA polymerase III subunit epsilon, translating to MNQQTHARQVILDTETTGINMDSGPHYMGHKVIEIGAVEVVNRRLTGRHYHVYLKPNRKIDEEAIKVHGITDDFLADKPPFSGQVEELLDFIRGAELVAHNAPFDVGFLDYELSLIGRKERVAELCKVTDTLALARKLYPGKRNNLDVLCTRYGIDNSHRTLHGALLDAEILADVYLLMTGGQTKLNLQSDSQQQDDRGGIRRLHAARAPLKIIRADAQELQDHEARLDLVMKKGGSCLWRS from the coding sequence ATGAATCAGCAAACACATGCGCGCCAAGTAATTTTGGATACAGAGACCACCGGTATCAATATGGACTCTGGCCCTCATTACATGGGCCACAAAGTCATTGAAATTGGCGCGGTAGAGGTAGTGAATCGTCGCTTAACCGGGCGTCATTATCATGTGTACCTGAAACCCAACCGCAAGATAGATGAAGAAGCCATTAAAGTGCACGGTATCACCGATGACTTTTTGGCCGATAAGCCGCCATTCTCTGGGCAAGTGGAAGAGCTTCTCGACTTTATCCGCGGTGCCGAGTTGGTGGCGCATAACGCGCCCTTTGACGTGGGCTTTTTAGATTATGAGCTAAGCCTCATTGGTCGCAAAGAGCGGGTGGCTGAGCTGTGCAAAGTCACCGATACCTTAGCGCTGGCCCGCAAACTCTATCCCGGTAAGCGAAATAACCTAGACGTGCTCTGTACGCGATATGGCATAGATAACAGCCATAGAACCTTGCACGGCGCGCTCTTGGATGCGGAGATTTTGGCGGATGTATACCTGTTAATGACAGGTGGCCAAACCAAGTTAAATTTGCAAAGCGACAGCCAGCAGCAAGATGACAGAGGCGGCATCCGCCGTTTACATGCCGCCCGTGCGCCACTCAAAATTATCCGTGCCGACGCCCAAGAGTTGCAGGATCATGAAGCCCGTTTAGATTTAGTGATGAAAAAAGGAGGCAGTTGTTTATGGCGCAGCTAA
- the yjjX gene encoding inosine/xanthosine triphosphatase — MLQVIVASLSPAKIEAARLALAQLLPESPLVVTGVAVKSGVAEQPMSDTETYQGARQRAFAAKTLLPEADLWIGMEGGVEFSDLQLNPHHCITFAWIQVLGQALDNASRSASLTLPPKVAQALANGEALGPAMDRLFRQSHNRPTGGAIGILTQQHLTRRTVYRDTLILALTPWLNPQLYR; from the coding sequence ATGCTGCAGGTTATTGTGGCTTCATTAAGCCCAGCTAAAATTGAGGCGGCACGTTTGGCCTTAGCGCAATTGTTGCCGGAGTCGCCATTAGTCGTGACCGGTGTGGCCGTTAAATCAGGAGTGGCTGAGCAACCGATGAGCGACACCGAGACCTATCAAGGTGCACGGCAGCGCGCATTCGCCGCTAAAACCTTATTGCCCGAGGCGGACTTGTGGATTGGCATGGAAGGTGGCGTAGAGTTTAGTGATCTTCAGCTTAATCCCCATCACTGCATCACCTTTGCTTGGATCCAGGTATTAGGCCAGGCACTGGATAATGCCAGCCGCAGTGCGAGCTTAACGCTACCGCCCAAAGTGGCACAGGCACTCGCGAACGGCGAAGCGCTGGGCCCCGCCATGGATCGCTTATTTCGGCAAAGCCACAACCGACCCACAGGCGGCGCCATTGGCATTTTAACTCAGCAGCATTTAACACGACGCACTGTGTATCGCGACACCCTGATCTTGGCACTGACGCCTTGGCTTAATCCGCAGCTGTATCGCTAA
- a CDS encoding LysM peptidoglycan-binding domain-containing protein, whose translation MRRLCIITGALLLAGCQGFNSSGHQDSTDKKADKSLYQTSSIHASLQTHNRTADLGRAYSTAPHSSSNRQQRQQVEVEVEAKQTDLWLDLAKQMQLDVPLDHPRVVAQRKWYLKHPSYMRSVSERARPFLYLIKEEIEKRNMPMELVLLPVVESTFDPKAYSHGHAAGLWQMLQGTGKNFGLHFDSFYDGRYDVMASTRAALDYLEYLNGFFDGDWVLALAAYNSGEGRVQRAMKANRRQGKPTDYWSLSLPKETQNYVPKLLALAAILKHDSHYGMDIPALPNRPQLAVIEVEGQVDLNMAADLAGMNRGRLKELNPAYKKASTSPSRSAEILVPVAHAEGFEIAMADLPEPERAPKGQYIVRRGDSLGVIAKRHGTTVEALRQANNIRGNNIRTGQSLVLSGTYVAAAAPTASKSGSVYKVKRGDSLSAIANRFSVSINELLSWNQLANRHSLRAGQSLIVANSR comes from the coding sequence ATGAGAAGACTCTGTATCATTACAGGTGCTTTACTCCTGGCGGGCTGCCAAGGATTTAATTCTTCTGGCCACCAGGACAGCACCGATAAGAAAGCGGATAAGTCGCTTTACCAAACATCATCGATCCATGCATCGTTACAAACACACAATCGAACTGCCGACTTAGGTCGAGCCTACAGCACTGCGCCCCACTCATCATCTAATCGGCAACAACGCCAACAGGTGGAAGTAGAAGTGGAGGCAAAACAAACAGATTTGTGGCTCGACTTAGCTAAGCAAATGCAACTTGATGTGCCCCTCGATCACCCTAGAGTTGTCGCTCAGCGCAAGTGGTACCTCAAACACCCCAGCTATATGCGTTCTGTATCTGAACGCGCCAGACCGTTTCTCTATCTCATCAAGGAAGAGATAGAGAAACGGAACATGCCAATGGAACTGGTATTATTGCCGGTGGTTGAAAGTACCTTTGACCCGAAAGCTTATTCGCACGGTCATGCGGCCGGTTTGTGGCAAATGCTACAAGGAACCGGTAAGAACTTTGGGCTGCATTTCGATAGTTTTTATGACGGTCGTTATGACGTGATGGCCTCGACGCGTGCAGCACTGGATTACCTCGAATACCTCAATGGTTTCTTCGATGGTGATTGGGTATTGGCGCTGGCCGCCTATAACTCAGGCGAAGGCCGCGTACAGCGCGCCATGAAAGCCAACCGTCGCCAAGGCAAGCCCACTGATTATTGGTCTTTGTCTTTGCCCAAGGAAACGCAAAATTACGTGCCTAAGCTGTTGGCGTTAGCCGCCATCTTAAAGCACGACTCGCACTACGGCATGGACATACCTGCGCTGCCTAATCGCCCACAATTAGCGGTGATTGAAGTAGAAGGCCAAGTAGATTTAAATATGGCGGCAGATTTAGCCGGCATGAACCGTGGTCGACTGAAAGAGCTAAACCCCGCCTATAAGAAAGCGTCGACTTCGCCCTCACGCAGTGCGGAAATTTTAGTTCCGGTGGCCCATGCCGAAGGTTTTGAAATCGCCATGGCCGACCTGCCAGAGCCAGAGCGCGCTCCTAAAGGTCAGTATATTGTGCGCCGCGGCGACAGCTTAGGTGTGATTGCTAAACGCCATGGCACCACTGTAGAGGCGCTGCGCCAGGCGAACAATATCAGGGGCAATAATATCCGTACTGGTCAATCGCTGGTACTGTCGGGCACCTATGTGGCCGCTGCTGCCCCAACGGCAAGCAAATCAGGCAGTGTTTATAAGGTGAAAAGAGGCGACTCTTTATCTGCGATAGCTAACCGCTTTAGCGTCAGCATCAATGAGTTGCTGAGCTGGAATCAGTTAGCCAATAGACACAGCCTACGCGCCGGGCAAAGCTTAATCGTGGCCAATTCACGTTAA
- the gloB gene encoding hydroxyacylglutathione hydrolase — MVNSNLLNNDPIHISGISAFQDNYIWLLANNKQAVVVDPGQAEPVARVLAERELELSAILITHHHYDHTGGVKDLLKQWPNAKIYAPSAEPLPASSAIGVTDGDTVLVPELGLEFSVLSVPGHTLGHIAFYEPTGIANLPLLFCGDTLFSGGCGRLFEGTPEQMHQSLTRLAALPDATLVYCTHEYTQSNLAFCHSVEPNNAELKKHLQKIAKLRQQGVPSLPSSIGLEKAINVFLRPHVAGVKARLQAHTGLELDEDIKVFAALRRWKDVF, encoded by the coding sequence ATGGTTAACAGCAATCTGCTTAATAACGACCCGATTCACATTAGTGGAATTTCGGCGTTTCAAGACAACTATATCTGGCTGCTTGCCAATAACAAGCAAGCCGTGGTGGTGGATCCGGGTCAAGCTGAACCGGTGGCGAGAGTGCTGGCCGAGCGCGAGCTGGAATTAAGCGCCATTTTGATCACCCATCATCATTATGATCATACGGGTGGCGTTAAAGACTTACTGAAACAGTGGCCGAACGCCAAAATATATGCGCCCAGTGCCGAGCCGCTGCCCGCCTCCAGCGCCATTGGCGTGACCGACGGCGATACTGTGCTTGTGCCAGAGCTCGGGCTGGAATTTTCGGTGCTGTCGGTGCCGGGCCATACCTTAGGCCACATTGCCTTTTATGAGCCCACGGGGATCGCTAATCTGCCCTTACTGTTTTGTGGTGATACGCTGTTTTCCGGCGGTTGTGGTCGCTTGTTTGAGGGCACACCTGAGCAGATGCATCAGTCGTTAACCCGTTTGGCTGCCCTGCCCGACGCTACCTTGGTGTATTGTACCCATGAGTACACACAATCTAACTTGGCTTTTTGTCATTCTGTGGAGCCAAACAACGCTGAATTGAAAAAACATCTACAAAAAATAGCGAAATTACGCCAACAAGGTGTGCCCAGTTTGCCCTCTTCAATTGGCCTAGAAAAAGCCATTAATGTGTTCTTGCGCCCCCATGTGGCGGGGGTTAAGGCCCGATTGCAAGCTCATACTGGATTGGAGCTAGATGAAGACATCAAGGTGTTCGCTGCACTTAGGCGCTGGAAAGACGTTTTTTAA